In Colletotrichum higginsianum IMI 349063 chromosome 1, whole genome shotgun sequence, one genomic interval encodes:
- a CDS encoding Glutathione-dependent formaldehyde-activating enzyme: MSSSDLGPKPKIITGGCLCGALRYTITFPESHDFASDALTCQCTQCRKQSGALFVAFHRAPWPFRWSTAAGTRTLKEFSITPVAKRGFCTECSSWLYYRAEEEPWASLCVGTVDQEVLIGSSGGGNNEGGGFGRALVNGLGGHEWCENEILGVTDDIPLLRKGLRNQTSGGESTIAKAKL, translated from the coding sequence ATGTCATCATCAGACCTAGGCCCTAAGCCGAAAATAATCACCGGGGGCTGCCTCTGCGGCGCCCTCCGCTACACAATCACCTTCCCCGAGTCCCACGACTTCGCCTCCGACGCGTTGACCTGCCAGTGCACGCAGTGCCGCAAGCAGTCGggcgccctcttcgtcgccttcCACCGCGCGCCGTGGCCCTTCCGGTGGTCCACAGCCGCTGGCACCCGTACCCTGAAGGAGTTTAGCATAACGCCCGTCGCGAAGCGGGGATTCTGCACCGAGTGCAGCTCGTGGCTGTACTaccgcgccgaggaggagcccTGGGCGAGTCTGTGCGTCGGGACGGTCGACCAGGAGGTCCTCATCGGGTcgtcgggcggcggcaacaacgAAGGAGGAGGGTTCGGGCGGGCGTTGGTGAACGGGCTCGGCGGGCATGAGTGGTGCGAGAACGAGATCCTCGGGGTGACGGATGATATTCCCTTGTTGAGGAAGGGGTTAAGGAATCAGACGAGCGGAGGGGAGAGCACGATTGCCAAGGCCAAGCTGTAA
- a CDS encoding C6 transcription factor: MATPAYQVVRSRRALYRNVKPVTSDTGLAFLQPAKVSCVDAHTLADLRPYRPATAEITTVPSCRNLFHPTPGDEDFPLLPRNLLPCDSRPTLSNLVPFRCAVGFNTAGSGPYDDSDTEAGRAAALGIYTDPIAAHRRIRTLRILTTVVVCLCV, translated from the exons ATGGCCACGCCTGCATATCAG GTCGTCCGCTCCCGACGAGCGCTCTACCGCAACGTAAAACCAGTGACAAGTGACACTGGTCTTGC CTTTCTCCAGCCTGCCAAGGTGTCCTGTGTTGATGCACACACACTAGCTGA TCTACGTCCCTACCGTCCAGCGACTGCCGAAATAACTACCGTACCATCATGTCGAAACTTATTCCACCCCACccccggcgacgaagacTTTCCTCTTCTACCTCGCAATCTCCTCCCATGCGACAGCAGGCCAACCCTGTCCAACCTAGTCCCGTTCCGCTGCGCCGTCGGATTCAACACTGCTGGCTCGGGGCCCTACGACGATTCCGACACCGAGgccggccgcgccgccgccctcggcatctACACCGACCCGATCGCCGCACACCGCCGCATCCGCACCCTTCGCATCCTCACCACAGTAGTCGTGTGCTTGTGCGTTTGA
- a CDS encoding Sugar transporter: protein MAETSNTPWYHEPHLRKLNFCILSLTLFSSANGFDGSLMNGLIALPQWKVAMDNPKGTWLGFINAVYALGCVLAYPLSSWVCNKYGRKPGVWAGCLLLFIGTAIQTAAAGDAPFVVARLLLGFASGFFLACPLLLAESAYPTHQTTASSLYMCGWYVGAVTSAWATFATRNLDSSWAWRIPSALQIATPLLALPGFIMIDESPRWLVSKDRNEEARRVLAKIHAAGDYNSPLVVQEMNEIETALRAEKLAQSSSSWLDLVKTPGNRRRLLITISLGIFSQWSGGGTVSYYLTGVLTTVGITSVTHQTLISACLQVWNLIWATLAAFTVHRLGRRPLFLASYCITDVRFVKGGIMLVAYLIITALSGSFATTGNAATGTAVIPFLFIYFFGYDIALTPFLTAYPVEIWQYNLRAKGLASMFLTSYSFNFFNIFVNPIALDAIGWRYYFVFVVVLVAMIVTVWFFYVETRGMTLEGIAALFDGEDVPAGDNLDKVNDIDGTHEEEKGSLDNV from the exons ATGGCGGAAACTAGCAATACGCCATGGTACCATGAGCCTCATCTCCGGAAGCTGAACTTTTGCATCCTGTCTCTTACCTTGTTCTCCTCCGCCAATGGCTTTGACGGCTCCCTGATGAACGGCCTGATTGCTCTTCCCCAGTGGAAGGTAGCCATGGATAACCCGAAGGGAACCTGGCTCGGATTCATCAACGCCGTCTACGCCTTGGGCTGCGTCCTGGCCTACCCTTTATCGTCATGGGTATGCAACAAGTACGGCCGGAAGCCCGGTGTGTGGGCGGGATGTCTTTTGTTATTCATCGGGACGGCGATCCAGACAGCGGCCGCTGGCGACGCGCCCTTTGTCGTCGCtaggctgctgctgggcttCGCGTCGGGCTTCTTCCTGGCCTGCCCCTTGCTCCTCGCGGAGTCGGCCTACCCTACGCACCAAACAACGGCTTCGTCGCTTTACATGTGCGGGTGGTACGTTGGCGCCGTcacctcggcctgggcgaccTTTGCGACCAGAAACCTCGACTCCTCGTGGGCGTGGAGAATCCCGTCGGCTCTTCAGATCGCCACGCCCTTGCTTGCCCTTCCTGGCTTCATCATGATCGACGAGTCGCCTCGCTGGCTTGTTTCGAAGGACCGCAATGAGGAAGCCCGGCGGGTTCTCGCCAAGATCCACGCGGCAGGCGACTATAACTCGCCCCTGGTGGTGCAAGAAATGAATGAGATTGAAACGGCCCTCCGGGCTGAGAAGCTCGCCCAGTCGTCCTCTTCATGGCTCGATCTAGTCAAGACGCCTGGCAATCGTCGACGTCTGTTGATCACAATATCCCTTGGGATTTTCTCACAGTGGTCGGGTGGCGGAACCGTATCCTATTACCTAACCGGCGTTCTG ACTACTGTTGGTATAACCTCGGTCACACACCAAACTCTCATTTCTGCATGTTTGCAGGTCTGGAACCTTATTTGGGCTACTTTGGCAGCCTTCACGGTCCACAGGCTCGGACGTCGGCCGTTGTTCTTGGCCTCG TACTGCATTACTGACGTTCGTTTCGTCAAGGGTGGAATTATGCTTGTCGCATACCTCATTATCACGGCCCTCTCTGGTAGCTTTGCTACTACCGGGAATGCTGCGACTGGCACTGCCGTGATCCCCTTCTTGTTCAT TTACTTCTTCGGTTACGACATTGCTCTCACCCCCTTTCTGACGGCATACCCGGTTGAAATATGGCAATACAACCTCCGTGCCAAGGGACTTGCATCCATGTTCCTCACATCATACTCTTTCAACTTCTTCAACATCTTCGTCAATCCCATCGCTTTGGACGCAATCGGTTGGAGATACTACTTTGTGTTTGTCGTTGTACTAGTTGCGATGATTGTTACGGTGTGGTTCTTCTACGTCGAGACCCGTGGCATGACTCTTGAAGGCATTGCAGCACTATTTGATGGAGAAGATGTGCCGGCAGGTGATAACCTTGACAAGGTGAACGATATAGATGGCACGcatgaggaggagaagggcagTCTTGACAATGTTTAG
- a CDS encoding ATP-dependent DNA helicase pif1: MLSLQVSRVRLPPRKEYVAALQARVKTLEAELALARESGWGGDSGSVAGTEPPAFNNKDDVASPESTASHGTSGTSSAAIEEVTDILGRFAIGDGGELCYFGSRSNFNLMRSSTVRSTSNMGMQRRGYEAAAAQVGLVEVSRDLQSHLLHLFWSWQNSWQYIVCEGPFLQDLGSHPDSPFGRFCSPALLYAILALASRYTDDIRVRTDPEDPRTAGDAFAAQARVMLLYECETPTPTTVQALALTCLREMALNKEALGWMYCGMCVRMAINLGMHLDCSPCVSEGTLSAEEAEVRNVTWWGCYVLDKLFNIGLGRPSMIQARDVTAEPPNTCCMEELRPWQATDVLPNPILATASHNVTNAIYTCKLFTLMGDILDSM; encoded by the exons ATGCTCAGCCTGCAAGTATCGCGGGTCCGCCT ACCTCCACGGAAGGAATACGTTGCCGCGCTGCAGGCTCGCGTGAAGACTCTTGAAGCCGAACTGGCCCTCGCACGCGAATCCGGGTGGGGCGGCGATTCTGGGTCCGTTGCAGGGACTGAGCCGCCGGCGTTCAACAACAAGGATGACGTTGCGTCGCCCGAGTCCACGGCCAGCCACGGCACCTCCGGgacatcgtcggcggcgatcgAGGAAGTCACCGACATCCTCGGGCGATTTGCCATCGGAGACGGGGGAGAGCTGTGCTATTTCGGCTCTCGGAGCAACTTCAACCTCATGAGGAGCTCGACAGTCCGCTCAACGTCCAACATGGGCATGCAACGCAGAGGCTacgaggcggccgcggcccAGGTAGGGCTTGTCGAGGTGTCCCGGGATCTTCAATCgcatcttctccatctctttTGGAGCTGGCAAAACTCTTGGCAGTACATCGTGTGCGAGGGTCCGTTTTTGCAGGATCTCGGCAGTCATCCAGACAGCCCCTTTGGACGGTTCTGCTCGCCTGCTCTCTTGTACGCCATCCTGGCACTGGCTTCACGGTACACCGACGACATACGCGTCAGGACCGATCCCGAAGATCCGCGGACGGCGGGAGATGCCTTTGCGGCCCAGGCCCGGGTCATGCTGCTCTACGAGTGTGAGACGCCAACCCCGACCACCGTCCAGGCCCTCGCCCTAACCTGTTTGCGCGAGATGGCCCTCAACAAAGAGGCTCTCGGGTGGATGTACTGCGGCATGTGTGTGCGCATGGCCATCAACTTGGGAATGCACCTAGACTGCTCCCCGTGTGTTTCGGAGGGGACTCTCAGTgccgaagaggccgaagTGAGAAACGTCACATGGTGGGGGTGCTACGTCCTGGACAA GCTCTTCAACATCGGCCTGGGTAGGCCGTCCATGATACAAGCCCGGGACGTGACAGCCGAGCCACCCAACACCTGCTGCATGGAGGAGCTTCGCCCGTGGCAAGCGACAGATGTTCTGCCCAATCCCATCTTGGCTACTGCATCTCATAATGTCACGAATGCCATCTACACCTGCAAACTTTTCACCCTCATGGGCGATATTCTCGACTCCATGTAA
- a CDS encoding C6 transcription factor: MILLHRPFLQSTRPFQGFTLSETGRFDVHTVSCRKAAQWIATILQIYHKNFTLRKLPISAVHCAFTAAVIFLADATSEDDELQQESLKNLKTCYRSLQGMRTAWGWSERAISALEQIAIRWKVEIPGVEAAAPPTGMDCEDETTSTSTHLRKGGPSGGEVPIPADDSSAQQPVDNWLDLDTLLSCSVE; this comes from the exons ATGATCCTGCTTCATCGGCCCTTCCTCCAGTCAACTCGCCCCTTTCAGGGATTCACTCTGTCAGAAACGGGCCGATTTGATGTTCATACGGTGTCATGCCGCAAGGCAGCTCAGTGGATCGCCACCATCCTCCAAATCTACCATAAAAACTTCACTCTG CGAAAGCTTCCAATCTCTGCCGTGCACTGCGCCTTCACGGCCGCCGTGATATTTCTCGCAGACGCGACctcggaagacgacgagctccAGCAAGAGTCCTTGAAGAACCTCAAGACCTGCTACCGGAGTCTGCAGGGGATGAGGACCGCGTGGGGCTGGAGTGAGCGCGCCATATCCGCCTTGGAGCAGATCGCGATACGGTGGAAAGTCGAAATCCCCGGCGTAGAGGCGGCCGCCCCCCCAACGGGAATGGACTGTGAAGACGAAACGACTAGTACTTCCACGCATTTGAGAAAGGGGGGGCCATCTGGCGGAGAAGTACCAATTCCGGCGGACGATTCATCTGCTCAGCAACCAGTGGACAACTGGCTGGATCTAGATACCCTCTTGAGTTGTTCTGTAGAGTAG
- a CDS encoding Cyanide hydratase, translating to MSIRQWKAAVCQSEPCWFDKDAAIEKSIKLIKEAHSNGASLIAFSEVWVPGYPNFLWSGNYKENIPLVQKYMQNSISAYGDEMLQIRQAAADNKIYVGFGFSERVGASLYLAQALIGPDGNILLHRRKTKPTHVERTLFGDSTGDSLTTVVDTPLGKIGMLNCWEHLQPLLKYHTYAQGEQVHIAAWPFNGDFNNGIEPWSLFNEANELTASRMYALEGAVYVLCTNQPLSPEGSRLNSEGQGSADPGSFMLSGGGGRAAVFGPDGRQLTEPTERTYDGLVYCDIDLDKIDYAKTLTDCVGHYSRPDLLRLVVDDQPKNYVTRVSPEKPTNTIYHSTVGDGTLLSTHKTLSEILRAKREKNERDAAVADAA from the exons ATGTCTATCCGTCAGTGGAAAGCCGCCGTCTGCCAGTCGGAGCCTTGCTGGTTTGACAAGGATGCCGCTATCGAAAAGTCGATCAAGCTCATCAAGGAAGCCCACAGCAACGGCGCGTCCCTGATTGCATTTTCCGAAGTCTGGGTCCCGGGATACCCCAACTTCCTCTGGTCTGGAAACTACAAGGAGAACATCCCGCTTGTCCAGAAGTACATGCAGAACAGCATCTCTGCGTACGGAGACGAGATGCTGCAGATTCGCCAGGCCGCGGCAGACAACAAGATTtacgtcggcttcggcttcaGCGAACGTGTTGGTGCCAGTCTGTATCTGGCCCAGGCGCTGATCGGCCCCGACGGGAACATTCTGCTTCACCGaaggaagacgaagccgaccCACGTTGAGCGGACGCTTTTCGGTGACTCGACGGGCGACTCCCTCACCACTGTCGTGGACACACCTCTGGGCAAGATTGGAATGCTCAACTGCTGGG AGCATCTCCAACCTCTTCTCAAGTACCACACCTACGCTCAGGGCGAGCAGGTCCACATTGCCGCGTGGCCCTTCAACGGGGACTTCAACAACGGCATCGAGCCGTGGTcgctcttcaacgaggccaACGAGCTCACGGCGAGCCGCATGtacgccctcgagggcgccgtctACGTGCTCTGCACCAACCAGCCGCTGTCTCCCGAGGGAAGCCGGCTCAACAGTGAAGGCCAGGGCAGCGCCGACCCGGGGAGCTTCATGCTgagcgggggcgggggccgggccgccgtcttcggcccCGACGGCCGCCAGCTCACCGAGCCCACGGAGCGCACGTACGACGGGCTCGTCTACTGCgacatcgacctcgacaagATCGACTACGCCAAGACCTTGACCGACTGCGTGGGCCACTACTCCCGGCCCGACCTCcttcgtctcgtcgtcgacgaccagcCCAAGAACTACGTCACCCGCGTCTCTCCGGAGAAGCCGACCAACACGATCTACCACTCGACCGTCGGGGACGGAACCTTGCTGTCGACGCACAAGACTCTCAGCGAGATTCTTAGGGCGAAGCGGGAGAAGAACGAGAGGGATGCTGCAGTGGCCGATGCTGCCTAG